DNA from Terriglobus tenax:
TTCTGATTGGCGAGACGCTGATGCGCCAGCCGTCGCCGGGCGCCATGCTGCGCACACTGATTGGATAAACCGCCATGTGGGTAAAGATCTGCGCCAACACGAACCTGGAAGACGCCAGGCTGGCCGCTGCCCTGGGAGCGGATGCGCTGGGCTTCGTCTTCGCGGCGGTAAGCACCCGCCGTGTAACTCCGGAACAGGTCGCGCCAATTGTGCGTGAGCTGCCGGAGGCGGTGGAGAAGATCGGCGTCTTCGCGGAGCTGGAGTTTGCAAGCATTCGCGCTGCGGTGGAGTTTTCCGGGCTGACGGGGGTCCAGTTGCACGGAAGCTACGATCCTGAGCTGATCAAGGCTCTGCGCCGGGAGTTCGATGGCCGTATCGACATTCTGCAGACCCTGCACTGGCAGGTGACCGCCGGGCTGGAGCAGGCGGAGGCGTTTGAAGCCAATGCACGCCGCGTGGCCGAAGACGGACTGGTGACACGGCTGCTGGTGGATGCCAAGACACCGAAGGGCGATGGCGGCACAGGCACGGTCTTTGACTGGACGATGGCGAAACCCAGCTTTGAGGTGGCACGTCGTGCCATGCCGGTGGTGCTGGCCGGTGGCCTGACCCCGGACAACGTCGCCGAAGCGATCCGCACACTGCACCCCTGGGGCGTGGATATTGCCAGCGGCGTGGAATGTGCCCCGGGAAAGAAAGATCCCGCGAAGCTGAAGGCGTTTGTTACGGCGGCGAAGGCAGGCTGAGGCGAACTATGTTTTTTCTGCCTGCATCGAAATACGGGGCAACCAAAGTGCGCTCTTGCCCCCTCTCTTTAACGTTTCAGGTTTGTAAATTGCAACTTTTCCGGGCCTATAATCAGTCCGATACGGGGAAGAAGATGTAGCCATGGCCCTGGGCGAAGCGCGAACCAAGATACCGGGAAAGCCGGACAAGATTCCGGACAAGCTGTACTTCCGGATTGGCGAAGTTGCACGCCTGTGCGGCGTGCCGGCCTACGTGCTGCGCTTCTGGGAGAGCGAGTTCCCTGCCCTGAAGCCCAACAAGGGCGGCACCGGGCAAAGGCTTTACCGCCGCCGGGATGTTGAGTTTGCGCTACGCGTCAAGCAGCTTTTGTACGACGAGGGCTACACCATTGCCGGGGCACGGCAGGTGTTCAAGTCCGAACAGAAGCACAAGGAAGCGCCGGCCACCCTGTTCCGCATGGAAGAGACGGTGGACCGGAGCAAGATGGACGGTATTCGCCAGGAGATGCGATCGTTGATCGATCTGCTGTCGCAGCCTCCGGGTGCAGCTTCCTCTCCTGCCAAACGGCGTACGGCCAGCCGCAAGCCAAACATAACGCCGGAAGATTCTTCCGCCTCCACAGCACCAGAGCGTTTATTCTGAGGAACATGCAGGGGCCCGAACGGTTATCGCAGGACGAACGGCGGGAGATCCGCCGACAGGCACAGGCCGCGACAGGTGTCCGGCTGGTGCGCGAAGATGAGCATGGCGTACGCTGCCTGTTCTGCCCCGGAACCTCGTTCCGGCGCTCGAAGCTGCGCACCTCTGACCTGCCGCAGGTTCTTCTGCTGCGGTATCCGGTGCGTTGCCTGACCTGCAGCCAGCGGCAGTATGCCAGCATTCCCGTGGCCGGGCTTTCGGTCCCCGCCAGCGTGCGCCATTCGCGTGCGCCGCGGCCCCAGGAGACCTGGAAGAGCTGGACGGACGGATCGGGCGACGACCCGAGCATCGTCAAGGCGCGTACGCCCTCGTATAAGCCCTACACCACGGTGAAGGTGGCCGAGGCACAGGCCGGCAAAAAACCTGCGGCCAGCAAGCCGGTGCGCAAGCCTGAACAGGACGACGCGATCTGGTAATTCCGGCACCGGATTCCCACACTCTCCACCGAGCTTGTGGAGGTGTGGATATCGCAGAGGAATCCGCTTTGCCATGAGGCCTGCGGAAAGCCGCACCCGTAGAATCAACTCTGGCGCGCATGCAGGTTGACCCACAACAAAAAGAGCAGACACCCTCGCCTCGCGGATGGACGCGCTGGCTGAGACCGGGAGCTTCGCATACGGCGTTTTCCGCATCGCTGCTGTTGATGGCCAGCAGCCTGATGAGCGGTGTATTCGCCCTGGTGCGGCAGAAGCTGATCGCGCACCTGTTTGGCGCGACCAACGCTACGGATGCCTACCTGGGCGCCTACGAGCTGCCGGACATGGTCAGCTACTTCCTGATCGGCGGCGTGGTCTCGTCAACCTTTGTCAGCCTGCTGAGCGGCTACCGCGAACGCGGTGAAGAGGCTGAGGGCGACCGTGCCCTGTGCATCATTCTGAACACGATGGCTCTGATTCTGACGGTAGCCATTGTGGCGGCTGAGTTCTTTGCTCCCTGGTATGTGCGCGTGAAGTTCCCTCACTTTGACGCAGAGACGGCCGCGCAGTGCGTAAGCCTGACGCGCGTTCTGCTGCCCGCGCAGTTGTTCTTCTTCATGGGCGGCGTCTTCGGGTCAAAGCTGCTGGTGCGGAAGATCTTCGTCTTCCAGGCGCTGAACCCCATCCTCTACAACCTGGGCATTATTGTGGGCGCCGTGTTGCTGCATAAGCGCCTGGGGCTGCACTCACTGGCGATTGGCGCGGTGGCCGGCGCAGGCTTCGGGGCGTTTCTGATGAACCTGATCGGCGCACGGCGCGAAGGCATGCGCTGGCAGCCGGTGCTGGACTTCCGGCATCCTGCGTTGAAGCAATGGCTGAAGCTGGCGCTGCCGCTAATGATTGGCCAGTCGCTGACCACGTGGGACCAGTGGATCCGCACCTTCTTTGCATCGCAGGGCGCGGGCGACATCAGCCGCCTGGCGTATGCCAAGCAGTTGTTCAATTCGCCGATGGGAATTCTTGGGCCGGCGGCGGGCGCGGCATCGCTTCCCTTCTTCGCATCGCTGTACAGCCAGGGCAAGTTTGCGGAGTTTGGCGGAGCGGTGAATCGCGCTGTCACCCGCCTGATCGCCGCGTCGCTCCTGCTGGCGGGGTGGATGATGGCGCTGGCGGGGCCTCTGGTGGATGTGACGCTGCGGGGCGGCCGCATGGATGAAGCCAGCGCACGCACGACGGCGTGGCTGTTCACCGTCTTCTGCCTGTCACTGTTTCTGTGGACATCGCAGAACCTGTATGCCCGCGCCTTTTATGCGGCCAGCAATACGTTCACTCCCATGCTCTCCGGCACGATCGTGACCGCGGTTTCCATTCCTGTGTACTGGCTGCTGTTTCACACGATGGGCGTGGAGGGGCTGGCGTGGGCCTCTAATATCGGCATTCTGCTGCATACGGTTGCCCT
Protein-coding regions in this window:
- a CDS encoding MerR family transcriptional regulator; the protein is MALGEARTKIPGKPDKIPDKLYFRIGEVARLCGVPAYVLRFWESEFPALKPNKGGTGQRLYRRRDVEFALRVKQLLYDEGYTIAGARQVFKSEQKHKEAPATLFRMEETVDRSKMDGIRQEMRSLIDLLSQPPGAASSPAKRRTASRKPNITPEDSSASTAPERLF
- a CDS encoding phosphoribosylanthranilate isomerase; amino-acid sequence: MWVKICANTNLEDARLAAALGADALGFVFAAVSTRRVTPEQVAPIVRELPEAVEKIGVFAELEFASIRAAVEFSGLTGVQLHGSYDPELIKALRREFDGRIDILQTLHWQVTAGLEQAEAFEANARRVAEDGLVTRLLVDAKTPKGDGGTGTVFDWTMAKPSFEVARRAMPVVLAGGLTPDNVAEAIRTLHPWGVDIASGVECAPGKKDPAKLKAFVTAAKAG
- the murJ gene encoding murein biosynthesis integral membrane protein MurJ produces the protein MQVDPQQKEQTPSPRGWTRWLRPGASHTAFSASLLLMASSLMSGVFALVRQKLIAHLFGATNATDAYLGAYELPDMVSYFLIGGVVSSTFVSLLSGYRERGEEAEGDRALCIILNTMALILTVAIVAAEFFAPWYVRVKFPHFDAETAAQCVSLTRVLLPAQLFFFMGGVFGSKLLVRKIFVFQALNPILYNLGIIVGAVLLHKRLGLHSLAIGAVAGAGFGAFLMNLIGARREGMRWQPVLDFRHPALKQWLKLALPLMIGQSLTTWDQWIRTFFASQGAGDISRLAYAKQLFNSPMGILGPAAGAASLPFFASLYSQGKFAEFGGAVNRAVTRLIAASLLLAGWMMALAGPLVDVTLRGGRMDEASARTTAWLFTVFCLSLFLWTSQNLYARAFYAASNTFTPMLSGTIVTAVSIPVYWLLFHTMGVEGLAWASNIGILLHTVALALLLQYKGLTPIAGLEFGELARSLVAAGAGWAAITAVLHLLPALHGHIQNLAAIAGASLLWLAVVYVVLKTSGSKLPSQILGRFAR